The proteins below come from a single Parageobacillus thermoglucosidasius genomic window:
- a CDS encoding competence/damage-inducible protein A, with protein MNAEIIAVGSELLLGQIANTNAQFLSAQLAELGINVYFHTVVGDNADRLEKAVKVAQTRANLIIFTGGLGPTKDDLTKETIARLLQRELVIDKEALHSIEAYFARTGRTMTENNKKQALVLQGSTVFRNEHGMAPGMAMTVGAITYMLLPGPPKEMQPMFSKYGRPFLMEKLDRHERIESRVLRFFGIGESQLETEIEDLIEQQSNPTIAPLAGDGEVTLRLTAKHHSEIEAKKLLDQTEQAILTRVGRYFYGYNDDTLFKNTVKLLKEKKKTVAAAESLTGGLFLTELTAIPGASQVVRGGVVCYTNEVKEKVLHVPASVLATDGAVSERCAKLLAENVRALCGADIGISFTGVAGPDPLEGKSVGTVYIGISTSENETAVHALALSGPRDAIRTRTAKYGCSIILKKLAAACL; from the coding sequence TTGAATGCGGAAATTATCGCTGTCGGCTCCGAATTATTGCTTGGGCAGATCGCTAACACGAATGCGCAGTTTTTATCTGCCCAGCTCGCTGAACTTGGCATTAACGTCTATTTTCACACTGTTGTTGGCGACAATGCCGACCGTTTGGAAAAAGCGGTAAAAGTGGCACAAACACGAGCGAATTTAATTATTTTCACAGGCGGACTTGGTCCGACGAAAGACGATTTGACAAAAGAGACGATCGCCCGCCTATTGCAACGGGAACTTGTCATTGACAAGGAGGCGCTTCATTCCATTGAAGCGTATTTTGCCCGCACAGGCCGAACAATGACAGAAAACAATAAAAAACAGGCGCTTGTCTTGCAAGGCTCGACTGTGTTCAGAAACGAACATGGAATGGCGCCAGGAATGGCAATGACGGTCGGTGCGATTACGTATATGCTTCTCCCAGGTCCCCCAAAGGAAATGCAGCCAATGTTCAGCAAATACGGGCGCCCGTTCTTAATGGAGAAGCTGGATCGCCATGAGCGCATCGAATCGCGTGTGCTACGCTTTTTCGGCATCGGTGAATCGCAGCTTGAGACAGAAATCGAAGATCTTATTGAGCAACAATCAAACCCGACGATCGCCCCTCTTGCCGGCGATGGGGAAGTAACGTTGCGTTTGACTGCAAAACACCATTCGGAAATCGAAGCCAAAAAGCTGCTTGACCAGACCGAACAAGCGATTTTAACGCGCGTCGGCCGTTATTTTTACGGCTACAATGACGACACGTTGTTTAAAAATACGGTGAAGCTGTTGAAGGAAAAAAAGAAAACGGTCGCGGCTGCCGAAAGCCTCACTGGCGGGCTTTTCTTAACGGAATTAACGGCCATTCCCGGCGCTTCCCAAGTGGTTCGCGGCGGGGTCGTCTGCTATACCAATGAAGTGAAGGAGAAAGTGCTTCACGTTCCCGCTTCTGTTTTAGCAACCGACGGAGCGGTAAGTGAACGCTGCGCGAAGCTGTTGGCGGAAAATGTCCGCGCGCTTTGCGGCGCAGATATTGGCATTAGCTTTACAGGCGTGGCAGGACCGGATCCGCTTGAAGGAAAGTCGGTCGGTACCGTATATATTGGCATTTCCACTTCTGAAAATGAAACAGCTGTCCACGCCCTCGCGTTATCCGGCCCGCGTGATGCAATCCGCACTCGCACTGCTAAATACGGCTGCTCCATTATATTAAAAAAATTGGCAGCTGCATGTTTGTAG
- the recA gene encoding recombinase RecA yields the protein MNQDRQAALEQALKQIERQFGKGSIMRLGEQTDRKISTVSSGSLALDIALGVGGYPRGRIIEIYGPESSGKTTVALHAIAEVQKQGGQAAFIDAEHALDPIYAQKLGVNIDELLLSQPDTGEQALEIAEALVRSGAVDIIVIDSVAALVPKAEIEGEMGDAHVGLQARLMSQALRKLSGAINKSKAIAIFINQIREKVGVMFGNPETTPGGRALKFYASVRLEVRRAEQIKQGNEMVGNKTKIKVVKNKVAPPFKTADVDIMYGEGISREGEIIDMASELDIVQKSGSWYSYKDERLGQGRENAKQFLKENPHIAEEIAQEIRKHYGIESPSSSNGANELQQEEFGLLEE from the coding sequence GTGAATCAAGATCGTCAAGCTGCCTTGGAACAGGCGTTAAAACAGATCGAAAGGCAATTTGGAAAAGGCTCGATCATGAGACTTGGAGAGCAAACGGATCGTAAAATATCGACCGTGTCAAGCGGATCGCTTGCGCTCGATATCGCTTTAGGTGTTGGCGGATATCCGCGCGGCCGCATTATTGAAATATATGGGCCTGAGTCTTCCGGGAAAACAACGGTTGCGCTCCACGCGATCGCCGAAGTCCAGAAACAAGGCGGACAAGCCGCATTTATCGACGCAGAGCACGCGCTTGATCCGATTTATGCGCAAAAATTAGGCGTGAACATTGATGAATTGCTGCTTTCCCAGCCGGATACAGGAGAGCAGGCGCTCGAAATTGCCGAGGCGCTGGTAAGAAGCGGCGCGGTTGATATTATCGTGATTGACTCTGTCGCGGCGCTCGTGCCGAAAGCGGAAATTGAAGGGGAAATGGGCGACGCACACGTTGGTTTGCAGGCCCGCCTCATGTCGCAAGCATTGCGCAAATTATCCGGAGCGATTAACAAATCAAAAGCGATTGCGATTTTCATCAACCAAATTCGCGAAAAAGTCGGTGTGATGTTCGGAAATCCGGAGACAACTCCAGGCGGCCGCGCGTTAAAATTTTATGCTTCGGTCCGTCTTGAGGTGCGCCGTGCCGAACAAATAAAACAAGGCAACGAGATGGTCGGAAATAAAACGAAAATTAAAGTCGTGAAAAATAAAGTTGCCCCTCCATTTAAAACGGCGGACGTAGATATTATGTATGGGGAAGGCATTTCCCGCGAAGGCGAAATTATTGATATGGCTTCCGAGTTAGATATCGTGCAAAAAAGCGGATCCTGGTATTCATATAAAGACGAGCGCTTAGGCCAAGGCCGCGAAAATGCGAAACAATTTTTAAAAGAAAATCCGCATATCGCTGAAGAAATTGCCCAAGAAATTCGCAAACACTACGGGATTGAGTCTCCTTCAAGCTCGAATGGCGCAAACGAGCTGCAACAGGAGGAATTCGGACTTTTGGAAGAATAA
- the rny gene encoding ribonuclease Y, with protein MGSVIISALLVLLALVVGAVVGFFVRKSIAEAKIGGAQAAANQIIEEAKREADALKKETLLEAKDEIHKLRTEVEREIRDRRSELQKQENRLLQKEENLDRKDEALNKREALLEKKEEALNKRQQHIEQMESKVEELVQQEQMELERISGLSREEARQIVLERVEKELSHEIAVMVKEAETRAKEEADKKAKAILSLAIQRCAADHVAETTVSVVNLPNDEMKGRIIGREGRNIRTLETLTGIDLIIDDTPEAVILSGFDPIRRETARIALDKLVQDGRIHPARIEEMVEKARREVDEHIREVGEQTTFEVGVHGLHPDLIKILGRLKFRTSYGQNVLKHSVEVAFLAGLMAAELGEDEMLARRAGLLHDIGKAIDHEVEGSHVEIGVELATKYKEHPVVINSIASHHGDTEPTSVIAVLVAAADALSAARPGARSETLENYIRRLEKLEEIAESYEGVEKSYAIQAGREVRIMVKPDAIDDLEAHRLARDIRKRIEEELDYPGHIKITVIRETRAVEYAK; from the coding sequence ATGGGTTCTGTCATCATCTCCGCTTTGCTTGTCTTGCTTGCCTTAGTTGTCGGTGCCGTTGTTGGCTTTTTTGTTCGGAAATCCATTGCGGAAGCGAAAATTGGCGGCGCACAAGCAGCAGCAAATCAAATTATTGAAGAAGCAAAACGCGAAGCTGATGCGCTCAAAAAGGAAACGCTTCTTGAAGCAAAGGATGAAATTCATAAACTTCGCACAGAAGTAGAACGCGAAATTCGCGATCGAAGAAGCGAATTGCAAAAACAAGAAAATCGTTTGTTGCAAAAAGAAGAAAATCTGGACCGGAAGGATGAAGCGCTGAACAAACGCGAGGCGCTTTTAGAAAAGAAAGAAGAAGCACTAAATAAAAGACAACAACATATTGAACAAATGGAAAGCAAAGTGGAAGAACTCGTTCAACAAGAACAAATGGAGCTGGAACGAATTTCCGGATTATCGCGCGAAGAAGCGCGGCAAATTGTTTTGGAACGTGTGGAAAAAGAGCTGTCTCATGAAATTGCGGTAATGGTGAAAGAAGCGGAAACGCGCGCAAAAGAAGAAGCGGATAAAAAGGCCAAAGCCATTTTATCGCTGGCGATTCAGCGCTGTGCAGCTGATCATGTTGCCGAAACGACAGTATCTGTCGTTAATTTGCCAAACGATGAAATGAAAGGACGGATCATTGGCCGTGAAGGCCGGAATATTCGTACGCTGGAAACGCTCACCGGCATCGATTTGATTATTGATGATACGCCGGAAGCGGTTATTTTATCAGGATTTGACCCAATCCGTAGAGAGACGGCGAGAATCGCCTTGGACAAACTGGTTCAAGATGGGCGCATTCATCCGGCGAGAATTGAGGAAATGGTGGAAAAAGCAAGACGGGAAGTGGATGAGCATATTCGTGAAGTCGGCGAACAGACAACGTTCGAAGTTGGCGTTCACGGATTGCACCCGGATTTGATCAAAATTTTGGGACGGCTTAAATTCCGGACAAGCTACGGGCAAAATGTGTTGAAACATTCGGTGGAAGTGGCGTTTTTAGCTGGTTTGATGGCGGCGGAACTTGGAGAAGACGAAATGCTGGCAAGACGCGCTGGTCTCCTTCATGATATTGGCAAAGCGATTGACCATGAAGTGGAAGGAAGCCATGTGGAAATCGGGGTGGAATTAGCGACAAAATATAAAGAACACCCAGTTGTAATTAACAGCATTGCTTCCCATCACGGAGATACGGAGCCGACTTCCGTCATTGCGGTGCTTGTCGCGGCGGCAGATGCCCTTTCGGCGGCAAGACCGGGAGCGCGTAGTGAAACGCTGGAAAACTACATTCGCCGTCTTGAAAAATTGGAAGAAATCGCTGAATCGTACGAAGGTGTGGAAAAATCATATGCGATCCAAGCGGGACGGGAAGTGCGCATTATGGTGAAACCAGATGCGATCGATGATTTAGAAGCCCATCGATTGGCGCGGGACATCCGCAAACGGATCGAGGAAGAGCTTGATTATCCAGGGCATATCAAAATTACCGTTATTCGTGAAACGAGAGCGGTTGAATACGCAAAATAA
- a CDS encoding TIGR00282 family metallophosphoesterase: MRLLFIGDVVGSPGRKMVEQYLPKLKEKHKPNVIVMNGENAAGGKGITEKIYRTFLEQGVHVVTLGNHAWDQRDIFEFIDDAKALIRPANLPEGVPGKGIVYVQVENMEVAIINLQGRVFLPPIDCPFKKADELIEEAARRTPMIFVDFHAEATSEKQAMGWYLDGRVSAVVGTHTHVQTADARILPKGTAYITDVGMTGPYDGILGVDREAVLRKFLTALPVRFEVKEGRSQLNAVLIDIDEKTGRAHKIERICINDDHPYFE, translated from the coding sequence ATGAGATTATTATTTATTGGCGATGTTGTCGGATCGCCAGGAAGAAAAATGGTAGAGCAATATTTGCCAAAATTAAAGGAAAAACATAAGCCAAACGTGATCGTTATGAATGGGGAAAATGCGGCAGGGGGAAAAGGCATTACGGAAAAAATTTATCGCACGTTTCTGGAGCAAGGCGTCCATGTCGTGACACTTGGCAATCATGCATGGGATCAACGCGATATTTTTGAATTTATCGATGACGCCAAGGCGCTGATACGGCCAGCCAATTTGCCCGAAGGAGTGCCGGGAAAAGGAATCGTATATGTGCAAGTTGAAAATATGGAAGTAGCCATTATTAACTTGCAAGGAAGAGTCTTTTTGCCGCCTATCGACTGTCCGTTTAAAAAAGCGGACGAGCTTATTGAGGAAGCTGCTCGGCGCACGCCGATGATTTTTGTCGATTTTCATGCGGAGGCGACAAGTGAAAAGCAGGCAATGGGATGGTATTTGGACGGGCGGGTGTCCGCGGTTGTCGGCACGCATACGCACGTGCAAACAGCAGATGCCCGCATTTTGCCAAAAGGGACGGCATATATTACGGATGTCGGGATGACTGGTCCATATGACGGAATTTTAGGAGTGGATCGTGAGGCGGTGTTGCGGAAATTTTTAACGGCATTGCCTGTCCGCTTTGAAGTGAAAGAGGGAAGAAGCCAATTAAACGCTGTGCTCATTGATATTGACGAGAAAACGGGACGGGCGCATAAAATTGAACGGATTTGCATCAATGATGACCATCCTTATTTTGAATAG
- the spoVS gene encoding stage V sporulation protein SpoVS, whose product MEILKVSAKSNPNSVAGALAGVLRERGAAEIQAIGAGALNQAVKAVAIARGFVAPSGMDLICIPAFTDIIIDGEERTAIKLIVEPR is encoded by the coding sequence ATGGAAATATTAAAAGTTTCAGCAAAGTCGAATCCTAACTCTGTAGCTGGTGCACTTGCCGGGGTATTGCGTGAACGCGGGGCAGCCGAAATTCAAGCGATCGGTGCAGGTGCATTAAACCAAGCCGTTAAGGCAGTAGCCATCGCACGAGGGTTTGTGGCACCGAGCGGCATGGACCTTATTTGCATTCCTGCGTTTACCGATATTATCATTGATGGGGAAGAGCGGACGGCGATTAAATTAATCGTAGAGCCTCGTTAA
- a CDS encoding dipeptidase — protein sequence MIFDAHCDALMKLWMDRSLSFQNGQHLHVTFPALAEAKVKVQCFAIYIPENVPEEARFTVALEMIDIFFERIINRFPLIKFIRSKRDIDALEENEIGAMLTLEGCDAIGTSLVKLKTLLRLGVSSVGLTWNWANAVADGAWEQRGAGLTEFGRQVVRHLNKAKRWVDVSHLSEKAFWDVLEIAQFPIASHSNTYRFCPHPRNLRDEQIHALIEKNGMIGITFVPYFLTKESEKAMISDVLRHLEHVCSLGGARNVGFGSDFDGMEETAKGLENARCYANLVNELQKHYSEKEVERFLFRNFYDHLPQ from the coding sequence ATGATTTTCGATGCCCATTGTGATGCTTTAATGAAATTATGGATGGACCGGTCTTTGTCATTTCAAAACGGCCAGCATCTTCATGTCACGTTTCCGGCGCTTGCCGAGGCGAAAGTGAAAGTTCAATGTTTTGCCATTTATATTCCGGAAAACGTTCCGGAAGAAGCGCGCTTTACGGTTGCGCTCGAAATGATAGATATCTTTTTTGAGCGAATCATTAACCGATTTCCGTTGATAAAGTTCATCCGTTCCAAACGGGATATTGACGCATTGGAAGAAAATGAAATTGGCGCGATGTTGACGCTCGAAGGTTGTGATGCGATCGGGACAAGCCTTGTGAAGTTAAAAACGTTGCTTCGCCTTGGCGTCTCGTCTGTCGGGCTAACGTGGAATTGGGCAAACGCCGTAGCGGATGGGGCTTGGGAACAGCGTGGGGCCGGATTAACGGAATTCGGAAGGCAAGTGGTGCGACATCTTAATAAAGCGAAACGTTGGGTCGATGTTTCCCATTTATCGGAAAAAGCATTTTGGGACGTGTTAGAAATCGCGCAATTTCCGATTGCTTCCCACTCTAATACATATCGTTTCTGCCCGCATCCTCGCAATTTGCGCGACGAGCAAATTCACGCATTGATAGAGAAAAACGGGATGATCGGAATAACATTTGTTCCGTATTTTTTGACGAAAGAGAGTGAAAAAGCGATGATTTCGGACGTTCTCCGCCATTTAGAGCACGTTTGTTCGCTCGGAGGCGCGAGAAACGTCGGGTTTGGCTCCGATTTTGACGGGATGGAAGAAACGGCAAAAGGGCTTGAAAATGCAAGATGTTACGCAAATTTAGTGAACGAGCTGCAAAAGCATTATTCGGAAAAAGAAGTGGAACGATTTTTATTCCGCAATTTTTACGATCATTTGCCGCAATGA
- a CDS encoding 2-oxoacid:acceptor oxidoreductase subunit alpha: protein MIHQLSWKVGGQQGEGIESTGEIFSIALNRLGYYLYGYRHFSSRIKGGHTNNKIRVSTTPVRSIADDLDILVAFDQESIDFNFHELRDGGIVIADAKFHPTIPEGRNVTLYAVPFTEIATNLGTSLMKNMVAVGASSAVLGIDISAYQEVVQEIFGRKGQQVVEKNMEAIRAGAQYMKEQLGDRVQTMKLAKADGKKRMFMIGNDALALGALAGGARFMAAYPITPASEIMEYLIKKLPELGGAVIQTEDEIAACTMAIGANYAGVRAFTASAGPGLSLMAESIGLAGMTETPLVIVDTQRGGPSTGLPTKQEQSDLMAMIYGTHGEIPKIVIAPSTVQEAFYDMAEAFNLAEEYQCPVIVLSDLQLSLGKQTVEPLEYDKIEIRRGKLVTEELPPLEKKGNFKRYEVTEDGISPRVLPGTPNGIHHVTGVEHAETGTPSEAAANRKAQMDKRLRKLKHIQFNTPVHKNVKHDEADLLIVGFISTRGAIEEAIERLEQDGVKVNHAHIRLLHPFPTEEVLPLVKAAKKVVVVEQNATGQLANILKMNVGHAEKIANVLKYDGNPFLPNEVYTKCKELL, encoded by the coding sequence ATGATTCATCAGCTTTCATGGAAAGTTGGGGGGCAGCAGGGAGAAGGAATTGAAAGTACCGGTGAAATCTTCTCCATTGCGCTAAACCGTCTTGGTTATTATTTATATGGATATCGCCATTTTTCTTCGCGGATCAAAGGGGGGCACACGAACAACAAAATTCGCGTAAGCACGACGCCAGTCCGTTCGATTGCCGATGATCTTGATATATTGGTGGCATTTGACCAGGAATCGATTGATTTTAATTTTCATGAACTGCGCGATGGCGGGATCGTGATCGCTGATGCGAAATTTCATCCAACGATTCCGGAAGGTCGAAATGTAACGTTGTATGCCGTTCCATTTACGGAGATCGCGACAAATTTAGGCACATCGCTCATGAAAAACATGGTCGCCGTCGGTGCCTCAAGCGCAGTTCTTGGCATTGATATTAGCGCCTATCAAGAAGTGGTTCAAGAAATTTTTGGAAGAAAAGGCCAGCAAGTAGTGGAAAAAAATATGGAAGCGATTCGCGCTGGCGCGCAATATATGAAAGAGCAGCTCGGTGATCGCGTGCAAACGATGAAGCTAGCAAAAGCGGATGGCAAAAAGCGGATGTTTATGATCGGCAACGACGCGCTTGCCTTAGGGGCGCTTGCCGGCGGGGCGCGTTTTATGGCGGCATATCCGATTACTCCGGCTTCGGAAATTATGGAATATTTGATTAAAAAACTTCCAGAACTCGGAGGTGCCGTTATTCAAACGGAAGATGAAATAGCCGCATGTACGATGGCGATTGGCGCTAACTATGCCGGGGTGCGGGCGTTCACGGCCTCCGCGGGTCCTGGTCTTTCCCTTATGGCGGAATCCATCGGACTTGCCGGAATGACGGAAACACCGCTTGTCATCGTGGATACACAGCGCGGCGGTCCAAGTACAGGTTTGCCGACAAAACAAGAGCAATCGGACTTGATGGCTATGATTTACGGCACGCATGGCGAGATTCCAAAAATCGTGATAGCGCCAAGCACGGTGCAAGAAGCGTTTTACGATATGGCGGAAGCGTTCAATCTTGCGGAAGAATATCAATGTCCGGTCATCGTGCTGTCTGATTTGCAGCTTTCCCTTGGCAAACAGACGGTCGAACCGCTAGAGTACGATAAAATCGAAATCCGCCGCGGCAAATTAGTAACAGAAGAACTTCCGCCGCTTGAGAAAAAAGGGAATTTTAAACGTTACGAAGTGACGGAAGATGGCATTTCTCCGCGCGTGCTCCCGGGGACGCCAAACGGCATCCACCATGTGACGGGAGTGGAGCATGCGGAGACAGGAACGCCGTCTGAAGCCGCAGCGAACCGAAAAGCGCAGATGGATAAACGGCTGCGCAAATTAAAACATATTCAATTCAACACGCCAGTCCATAAAAATGTTAAACACGATGAAGCGGATTTGCTGATTGTTGGTTTTATTTCTACGCGCGGTGCGATCGAAGAAGCGATCGAGCGTCTTGAACAGGATGGCGTGAAAGTCAATCATGCGCACATCCGCCTGCTTCATCCGTTCCCAACGGAAGAAGTGCTTCCGCTTGTCAAAGCGGCGAAAAAAGTCGTCGTCGTTGAGCAAAATGCCACAGGACAACTTGCGAACATTCTTAAAATGAATGTCGGGCATGCTGAAAAAATTGCTAATGTCTTGAAATATGACGGCAACCCGTTTTTGCCGAACGAAGTTTATACAAAATGCAAGGAGTTGTTATAA
- a CDS encoding 2-oxoacid:ferredoxin oxidoreductase subunit beta, producing the protein MATFKDFRNDVKPNWCPGCGDFSVQAAIQRAAANIGLEPHQLAVISGIGCSGRISGYIHSYGFHGTHGRALPLAQGVKMANRDLTVIAAGGDGDGFAIGMGHTVHAIRRNIDITYIVMDNQIYGLTKGQTSPRSDVGFKTKSTPQGSVEPALSIMEIALSAGATFVAQSFSSDLKELTSLIEEGIKHKGFSLINVFSPCVTYNKVNTYDWFKENLVKVSEIEGYDPSDRAMAMQTVMKYKGLVTGLIYQNKEQKSYQELLHGYSETPLTEADLRLSKEKFAELVSEFM; encoded by the coding sequence ATGGCGACGTTTAAAGACTTTCGCAATGATGTGAAACCAAATTGGTGTCCGGGTTGCGGCGATTTCTCCGTTCAGGCTGCCATTCAGCGCGCTGCGGCGAACATCGGGCTTGAGCCGCACCAATTGGCAGTTATTTCTGGCATCGGCTGCTCGGGCCGCATTTCCGGATATATCCATTCCTATGGATTTCACGGCACTCACGGCCGGGCGCTGCCGCTTGCTCAAGGCGTGAAAATGGCGAACCGTGACTTAACGGTCATTGCCGCCGGCGGCGACGGTGACGGGTTTGCGATCGGCATGGGGCACACGGTTCATGCGATTCGCCGCAACATCGATATTACGTACATTGTGATGGACAACCAAATTTACGGTTTGACAAAGGGGCAAACATCGCCGCGAAGCGATGTCGGTTTTAAAACGAAGAGCACCCCGCAAGGATCGGTCGAACCGGCCCTTTCGATTATGGAAATCGCCCTAAGCGCCGGCGCTACGTTCGTAGCGCAAAGCTTTTCGAGCGATTTAAAAGAATTGACGAGCTTAATTGAAGAAGGGATAAAGCATAAAGGTTTTTCGCTGATCAACGTATTCAGTCCGTGTGTTACATATAATAAGGTCAACACATATGACTGGTTTAAAGAAAATCTTGTGAAAGTCAGCGAGATTGAAGGATATGATCCGTCTGACCGCGCCATGGCGATGCAAACGGTGATGAAATATAAAGGATTAGTGACGGGGCTTATTTACCAAAACAAAGAACAAAAATCGTATCAAGAATTGCTTCACGGTTACAGCGAAACACCGCTGACGGAAGCAGACCTTCGCTTAAGCAAAGAAAAATTTGCAGAATTAGTTTCTGAATTTATGTGA